In Pangasianodon hypophthalmus isolate fPanHyp1 chromosome 13, fPanHyp1.pri, whole genome shotgun sequence, the genomic window TTTCCCAAGTGTGTGGTCAGGCTTCTTCCTCAGCAACGCCGTAATATTTCTAATATGTTTTTAGGGGAGTGATTTCTTCATGGAAACAGATGATGATAACACTCCAGTAATGTTGTCGAGATCAAACAGACATCACAGACCAGAAACCTGTCTGTAGGGTTCAGTTAACATGCTGACACTATGGAGTTCTGGGTTGGAAGATGATAATCTGTTTCTGTAATGAAGATATTTAACAAATTCACTCTTATTTCAGGACCACTGAGTCAGCATGTTAAATGTAGAAACCAAGAGTGAAATTACTTTGCACTAATATAGTATGCTTTATAAAATTTTAAGGGAAAAATCAGTCTTTAAGGTCTGTAAGGTCTcgtcattttaaataaataatacagaaattTGATAAACAACGACATCTAGCGGCAAAGAAATGACTAAACACTGCGTCACCCATGACCTTTTACATTTGACCTCTTAATAGCGTAATAAACgcgtttgtttatttgtttgtttgtttgcttgttttattttgtttaaacttCAGACAAGATCCATTTTTTGTAACTGACTAACATCTTTAACACAACAATTCCATTTTAATTTCCAGTAGCGAATTACTGCTCATTTGCCCTTTCCTCCATGTTGCTCTAAGCGCACAAGCGCGCATGCGCACTgtagaaaaaaaggagagggtTTGAGGTCGAATAGAAGaggttttaaaattaaacttctCTTCGATTCCGGAACTGAAAATGCCAGATGATTATGATAAAGATGCGTACCCCGAGCCTCCAAGGCGGACTCCGGTTGTAGATAAACAGACTGCTCTTCCAAACCCGGTTTTAATTGCATCGAAGATTTTCTATTACTCTGTGGACCTGCCTGTGACCGCATTCAGGAGTGAGTTTACCTTATTCTGAGCTAATCTCATCTGTTATCCCTCTCTATATCTGTTTATGTTCAGAGCAGGGTTTTAAACGTAATGTAGCTATTATAACTCCCAGTTTTCTAGAAGAAGTCTAATAACAACACTAGCCTCAGTTGTAGCCTGCTACTAGCAAATTAGCATGGCTTCAGTATCATCTGCAGCTGGTAGTGTTGATAAAGAGTGGAGCTAACTATcagtgtttgtatttatttattttagatgcTATAGAAAGCCTGCAGCCCAAAAACAAAATCCACTACTACCACCAGAAGTTTCGTCGTGTACCCGAGCTGACTGAGTGCCAAGAAGGCGATTATGTTTGCTATTATGAAGCAGAAATGCAGTGGAGAAGAGATCAGTAAGTCGCACATCTCCCTCTGGTCACGAGCACTGgaatatacagtgccttgcataagttttcaccccctTCAACTTTTATTTACAGGTggcttgccttttttttttttttttgtggtataGGCTGGAACTAAGACTAACTGTGAccatatgtcatgaatctacacaaaatagcccataatattcaAATGGAGGGACTAAGCTGTACaatttgtataattatttacaaatagcacaattaaatccattatgtaaaaaatgaaaagtataAGACACAACCACAACTAAAGCTAAAGAGAGCAGTAGTTCGTCACCAAAACCATCACCCTCCATCACCTTGGTCAGTCTGATACTGCAtttcgttgtctctgtactcatactctgccaatgacaataaagttgaacctaacctaaccgAACcgaacctaacctaacctagtCAGAcgagcaaccaagaggccataGGTGCTGGAGAGAGCCACAGCTCATATTGGAGAAGCTGTTCGCACGACAGCCAGAGTTCAGACACTCGGACACAAGGCTTTGCTTTAATAAAGAGTGGCGAGAAGAAAGCCGTTACTGAGGAAAAATCCATATGA contains:
- the ndufb10 gene encoding NADH dehydrogenase [ubiquinone] 1 beta subcomplex subunit 10 encodes the protein MPDDYDKDAYPEPPRRTPVVDKQTALPNPVLIASKIFYYSVDLPVTAFRNAIESLQPKNKIHYYHQKFRRVPELTECQEGDYVCYYEAEMQWRRDHKVDQEIVKIIEQRARACQQREGPSYKQNCAKELQQFNEVSRAYQSRYGDLGAYASARKCLMKQKERMMEQAQKA